The following nucleotide sequence is from Thermoflexus hugenholtzii JAD2.
CGGCGGGCGGCTGGGGGTGCGGAATTTGCGGGACCCCGAGGTCCGGGCCCTGCTCGATCGGGCTCACCCCGGCTGGCGCTGGGAGCCGATGCTCCTGGAGGTCGAAGGGGAGCGGGTGCGGGTCTGGGCGAGGCTGGCGATGCGGGCGCGCCTGGTGCAGGTCCTGGGCCCGGTGCGGGCCCTGCGGGTGGCCCAGGCCGTGGCCCGGATGGGAGGCCCCGTGCTCGGGGTGGATTGGGGAAGGCGACGGCTGCTGCGCCAGAGCCTGGCCCTGGCCGGGCTGGCCCTGCTGCGGCGGATCCCCGGAGGGCTTCAACCCTCCGGCCCTGTAGAATCCACGGTCCCTGTTCCCCAGGCCCCTGAGGGCGAACAGTGGAAGGGATTCCTTCTGCTTCCTCCGGGGGCTCCCCTTCCTTCTTTCGTTCGCCAGGTTCTCACTCCGATTTTGTGCCAGACCGATGGCAGCCCGGAGGCCGAGGCCTTGCGCGGGGAAGTCCTCACCTTTCCCGACCTGGAGCAACTGCGCCCCTTCATCCGGTTCCCCCTGTATAGGCCCTCCCGGCTGCCACCGGGGATTAAATGGCAATGCGCGGCCGTCACCCGATTTGCGCGTTCGGGGGAGGTGTTTTCGGTATCGTTGAACTTTGGGGACGGGGAGGGGGTGCCGCGGATCCGGGTGATCGCCCAGCCGATGTATCCGTCTCCGTATCCGGTGTGGCCGGTGTATTCGCCGGATCGTCCCGAGGAGCTGATCTTTCCGGAGAAGGTCTTCTTCACGCCCAGGCCGGGGCTGCTGCTGCCCAGCGCCCAGGGCCATCTAGCCCTCTGGATCGAACAAAACACCCTCTATATGCTCATTGCCGAACATGATACACGTCTTGAAGCCAACGTAGAACTCATAAAAAGCTTAAATTACCCATAATTTGATTGGGAGGATGCCATGCCTACGGTATATGTATATGCCCCAGTATCTGGAACTGTTACTCGTTGTAACACATCGACGCATTGTCCTTGTACCGATTCTTGCCCTTGCGGAGGATGTTATACGGTTGATATTTCGGCATCTGCCGGGACGCAGATTAAGCTATATGTCAACTATCCATATATCAAAAGCATATATTGGGAAGAGGATACCTCCGGATCCTTCGAATGCTGTGATGGAGTTAACGTACCGATAGATCTTAAACGAGCAATCCGGGTTCATCTTTATGCTGATTATAATTATGGATGCTATGTAGGCTGGGTTCTCTTTGGCCATATTGATCCAACAGGAAGGAACATACAGAACGGCAATATATCTAGCAGGGAAGTTGGGGTTGTGGGTCGCGTTCCATCAGGTAGCGGATATAGCTGTTACTCCGGTCCGCATGTTCACATGGAGATTGCTCCCTCCTGGGGGTATGCCTTCTCATGTGCAAGCGGTGTCACTGTTTCTATGGGATATACAGCTATTTATTACCGGAGCTATTCTACATGTCCAACATAATTCTTGGGGAGGGAAAATGATGAAAATATCTCTTTTTCGTGCCCTTTGGGCGCTGAGCCTTTTGGGGGTGCTGGGGGGATGCGTGGGGGCACCCCAGAATCTGCCTGCGCCCTCCGCGCCCGTGAGTTCGCCTTCCCCGACGCTCGCCCCCACCACGACGCCTGTCCTCACCCCCCAGGCAACGCCCACCTCCGCTCCCGAGCGCATCCGGCTGCTCGGCCCCGGAAATCGGCTCCGTCTGTCCGCCGATGGCCACTGGGGGGTGGGGATGGACCGGGAGTCCCTCTTCCTCTGGGACGCCGGGCGGGGGGTCTTCGAGCCCCTGCGCGTGGGCCCGGAGGGGCAGCCGGCCGCGGGCATCGGCCCCGCCCTCTCCGCCAACAGCCGCCTCATCGCCTTCTTCGCCCGCCAGCCCCGCCCCACCCCCGCCGGAGATCCCGATTGCTACCCCCTGGCCCTCTACGATCTCAACACAGGGCAGCTGGAATGGCTCCCCGCCAGCATTTCCCGGATGGGCATCGCCGGCCACGCGGGCCCCGCCCTCTCTGCCGACGGCCGCTGGCTGGCCTGGGCCAACGACAGCACTTGTCCCCCCGGCCCCGGGGTGTATCTCTATGACCGCCAGAGCCAACGGCTCCATCGGGTTCATCCGCCCACCGAATCCCCCGCCGTCTTCGGCGGCGCCCTGGTGGCCCTTTCTGCCAACGGCCGCTTCCTAGCCTTCGTCACGAAGGATGACGGCGTGGTCCCGGAGGACCGCAACGGCCAGTTCGATGTCTTCCTCTACGACCGGGAGACGGGGAAGACCGCCTGGGTCAGCCGGCCGGTTCGGCCCGAGGATCCTCCCCAGCCCAGCGGCCTGCAGCTGGTTCCCGGCACCGATGGGGCGTGGGAGGGGGGCATCGCCCTCTCGGCCGACGGCCGCTTCCTGGCCTTCGCCGCCGCGGCCCGGCTGGTGGATCGCCCGCTGAAACCCTGCGCGCCCTGGCCCGGGGCAGAGCCGTTGCCTTTCTGCCGCCACATCTACCTGTATGACCAGGAGACGGGGCAGATGGAGCTGGTGGATGCGAACGCGGCGGGGGAGCCGGGGGATGGGGCAGCGGAGGGCCCGACGGTCTCCGGCGACGGCCGCTGGGTGGTCTTCGCCACCCGGGCGCGCAACCTGGGGTCGGTGGGCGCGACGGAGTGCCCCTCCCGGCCGGTGTGGGGGCGGCCCTGCGACCTGTGGCTGGCGGTGTGGGATCAGACGACGGGTCGGGTGACGATCCTGAGCCGGGGCGAGGCCGGTCGGCTGGCCGGGCCGAGCTACAACCCAGTCCTCTCGGCCGATGGGCAGTGGCTGGCCTGGACCTCGGAGGCATTGGAGTGGCTCCCGAAGCCGCTGTCCCTCCCCAAGGGTCGGCCGGCCGAATACCTCTACCTGGCCGAACGGGAGGCGTTGCTGCGCTTTCAAACCGCACCGTAATCGTGGCGCTCTGGCGCCTTCGGGCACGCGACTTACCAGAGACAACTCGCGCGATCTGGACGCCGGTTATCGCGGTCATCCCGATTATTGGCCCGTTCGCCTTTTTGCGTGTGAATGCTGCCGGACGAGATAGGGCAGAGGAGGGGTCTGAGGCGATTGCCCAGGCGTTGGGCGTAGCGGAGCGCACGGTAGAGTCCCCTATGAGCCATGTGTGGGACCAGCTGGGGCGGAGGTCACGGGGACAGGCGGCGGCCTGGGGGCGGGAGCACCGCCTGGGGGAGGTGTCTGGAGCCGGATGGCCTCTGGGTCATTCAAGCCCGGTTGGTGGCGAACACCCCGGACGTCCTCGCCCCCTACCGCCAGGCTCGCCTGGCGGCCGCGAAGGCCCTCCTGGATCGCCCCTGGCCAGGCCCGATCCCTGTCCAGATCACCTTCCGCTCCCCTCTCTCCCTCCGTGCCGTTCAGAGCCTCCTCCAGGCCGGCCATTTGGAGTTCGATAGCGTGGCGGGTGTGTTGGCCCCCGACTTCGCCTGGGGCGGATGGGCGGACCCGCGGGAGTGGGCCGCCACCGGCCTCACGATCGATCCCCACTGGCTGGAACGAATCGGCTGGTCCGGCACCCCTGGGAGGCCCCTCTCGTCACCCATCTCACCGGCTGGCTCCATCGCCCGGAGGACTTGCGCTTCTGGTTGGAGCGACCGGAGGTGGAGCTGGTCGACACCCTGGGGGCCGAGCTGGAAGCCTGGGTGCGCCACAGCCTCCCTTATCGCCTTGGAGGCGGGCGCCTGGGATATGCCCACCAGACGATCCCCACGCGGCCCTGGATCGAATAGGCTCGATTCCCGGCAACAGAGGGCCGATGATCCGCACTGTGCGAGAGGGAACCGAATGGGTGCTGATCCACATCGGGGTGGGGGCCCTGGCCCTGCTCGGGCTGTGGGAGTGGGAGCGGACAGGGCTGGCGGCCCTCCGCCCCCTGTGGAGCCGCCTCCCGGGGTGGCCCCCCGTGGATGTCACTTTTTTTCTCTTCACCGGCGGCCTGGGGGTGGGGTTGCTCCTCGGCCTCGGCCAAACCTTGACCGGCCGCCTGCCGGTGGCGCCCGCATCCTGGATCCTCCGCAGCGGCCTTGGGGGCGGGCTAGCCCTCCTGATCCCCTGGGGGCTTTTTTGGATCATCGGCCCGGAGCGGGTCCTGCCTCCCGCGCTCCCCATGGACCCCGAGTTCTACTCCTCCCTCCTGATCTTCGGGGTCAACGGGGCCAGCCTGGGGCTGGGGGTGGGGCTGGCCCAATGGACGCTTCTGCGGCGGGTGAGCCGGGAGGCCTGAGCGTGGCTGACCCTGACCGCCTTCGGAGGGCTTCTGGCGGGATGGGGGATGGCGTGGCTGGCAGGACGCCTGGCGGATCGCCTTCCAGAGGGGCAGGAGCCGCTGGGATGGCTGGCCCTGGGTGCGCTGGCTGGGTTGCTCTTCGGAGCGATGACGGCCTGGAGCCTCCCCACCCTCTCCTCTCCCGGAAGGGATCGTCCGTGAAAGCTACTCCGCGAATCATTCATTGTTTTGGATCCAGCCACCTGGGAGGTAGCATGACGTTGGGGAGCGATTATGCCAGGGCCCACCGGGTCAGAGAGCCGCGAATCCACCCATCGCTCAGGAGAGAAACAGCAAAGCCCTCGCCGCGCGGCGGATTTTTGTCCCCCTTCGCCCCAGCCGATTAAGATGGATAAGATGTTCGCCGGAGAGGAACAGCCACATGGAGCCTGAGGGGTGGAGGATGTGGGCAGAGACTCGAACGTCGGCGCCGGATCCAGACCGGCTGGCGGAGGCGGTGGGGGCGCTGCTGCGGGCACTGGGAGAGGATCCGGATCGCGAGGGGCTGCGTCGCACCCCGGCCCGGGTGGCGGCCATGCTCCAGGAGGTGCTGGCCGGCTACTGGATGGACCCGGCCGAGCTGATCAACGGGGCGATCTTCGAGGCCGAGGACAACGACCTGGTCCTGGTGCGGGACATCGAGTTCTACAGCATGTGCGAGCATCACCTGCTGCCGTTCTACGGCCGAGTCCACGTGGCCTATATCCCCGATGGCCGGATCATCGGCCTCTCCAAGATCCCCCGCATCGTGGAGCTGTTCGCCCGCCGCCTGCAGGTTCAGGAGCGCATGACGCGGCAGATCGCGGATTTCCTGGAGCGGGTGCTGCAACCCCAGGGCGTGGCGGTCATCGTCGAAGCGGCCCACCTGTGCACCATGATGCGCGGCGTGCGCAAGTCCGGCGCCCGCATGGTCACCCAGGCCCTTACCGGCGCCTTCCGCACCGACCCCCGGCTCCGCAGCGAGCTCCGCGCCCACCTGCGCCACCCGGACCGGGATGCGGCGGGATAAGCAGGGGCCTGCGGATCGAGCTCAGCGCTCGAACTGTCGCCGCAACGTCTCATAAAAAGTGATCATCTCGGAGGTCAAAGAAGGGGGCGTTTCGCGCAAGATCTCCTCCAGCATGGCCTTCGTGATGAACACCATCCTTCCCTCCCGCATGGACTGACGAGCTGCGCGACGGGCTGCGGCGTTGCAGATCGCCTCGATATCTGCGGCAGAGTAGCCCTCCGTGCGGCGTGCCAGCTCCTCCACATCCACATCCGCAGCCACCGGCTTGCCCTGCAGATACCGCCGGAACAGCGCTTGCCGGGCCGGAAGATCGGGAGGTGGCACATACACCACGCGGTCGAAGCGGCCGGGCCGCAGGAGGGCTGGATCCAGCGCGTCCGGCCGGTTGGTGGCCGCGAGCACCACCACGCCCCGCAACGGCTCCAGCCCGTCCATCTCCGTCAGCAGGCGCGTCACCATGCGGGCAATCGTCCCCTCGGCGCTGCTGCGGATGCCGGCGATGGCGTCGATCTCATCGAAGAACAGGATGCAGGGAGCGCTCTCCCGGGCCCGGTCGAACAGCTCCTGCAGGTTCTGCTCCGAGCGCCCGAGCTCGGGACGCAGCAGCTCTGGACCGTGGACGGCGATGAAGTGGGCCCGGGCCTGGCCGGCCACCGCCCGCGCCAGTAGAGTCTTCCCACAACCCGGCGGGCCGAACAACAGCACGCCCCGAATCGGCCGGATCCCATAGGCCTGCATCAAATCCGGGCGGGTAAGCGGCCACTCCACGGCCTCCCGGAGGGCTTCCTTCGCTTCCTCCAGCCCCGCCACGTCCTCCCAGGTCGGCAGGTTCTCCGGGCGCTCCACCTGGATCTCCACCGGGCCCACGCGGCGCTGATACCGCTCGGCGATCCGCTGATACTCTCGGAGCATCTGAAACGTGACTGAGGGGCGCATCCCCCGAAGGACCTCCTCGAAGTCTTCGGACGTGATGGGGACGGGTCTACCGCCCCCTCGACGCATCGCCCGCCGCGCGGCCTCCATGCACAGGGCCTCCAGATCCGCCCCGGTGAACCGCTCCGTCCGGGCCGCCAGCGCCTCCAGATCCACGTCCGGCGCCAGGGGCTTGCCACGCAGATAACGCTGCAGGATCTCCAGCCGGCCCTGGCGATCCGGGGGCCCGATGTAGATCAGGCGATCGAAGCGGCCCGGGCGCAGCGCCGCCGGATCGATCATCTCCGGATGGTTGGTGGCGCCCACGAGCAACACGCCCTCCAGATCCCCCAGGCCATCGGTGTAGGATAGAAATGTGGCCACGATCCCCTTCTCCGGCGCATCGGCCCGGGAGAGCTCCGTGCGCTTGGGCAAGAACGCCTCCAACTCATCGAAGAACAGCACGCACGGACGCAGATTCCGGGCCTCCTCGAAGATGCGGCGCAGGTTGGCCTCCGACTCGCCGAACCACTTGCTGGTGAACTCGGTGCCGCTGACCGCAATGAAATGCGCCCGGGCCTCATGGGCGATCACCCGCGCCAGGCGGGTCTTGCCGGTTCCCGGAGGCCCATACAGCAGAACGCCCCGGATGGGCCGGATCCCCATGCGGGCCATCATCTGCCGCGTGGCCGGGTCAAATTGAGAACGAATGGCCTCCTCGATCTCCTCCCGGATCCCGGAAATGCCTCCCAGATCCTCCCAGGTGTCCGGAGGGATCTCCCGCCGAAACATCGAAGCCGGCAGCGCGCCCTCCCCTTCCGACGTCGATCGGACGGGGATCCTCTCCCTGGCTTCGCCCGTACCCTCGGCCCATCCCGAAATCAGCGGGAACAGTAACGTCGCGATGGGGATCGAGAGGACGATGGAAGGCAAAAGGGAGAGATCCGCCTTCCCGCTGAAGACCAGACTCAGGCCGGCTTGCCCAAGGAGCTGGATGGCGGCCCCCGCAGCAGCAGCCAGCCCGGCCTGGCGCCACCCGGGCGGGGAGCGCCGTTGCAGGATCCAGGCCGCCACGCCGGCGGCCAGCGCCCACATCGCCAGGCGCCCGGGGATCTCCGGCCGGCGCGCCGCCTCATTGAGCAGCGCCTCCAGCCGATCGATCACCGCAGATCCGGAGGCCGCGCGTCGCGCCGGAGGGGACAGCAACTCCGTCAGGGAAGCCGCCGGGCGCTCGACTCTCCGGAACAGGCTGGCCCCCTGCGCGCGCTCCAGCAGGCCGGGGACGGCAACGCCGCCCAGGGCTCCATACAGCAGCAGGCCGAGGCCCGCCCACAGACTGATCCAGGCCGCCCGGCGCCCCCCTGAAAGGCCAGCCACCAGGGGAACCAGCACGAGACCCGAAGGGGTGCGCAGAACGCCCAGAAGGAGCCCGACAGCCATCGCCACCGGCCAGGCCGCCGGGCCCAGCCCGATGCCGACCAGCCCATACAGCCCATACAGCCACCCGAAGCCCGGCATCCGGGAGTAGGCGAGCGGCAGCGTGACGATCCAGAACGCCGCCCACGCCCACCCCGGATGACGCCAGCCCAGCCCGCCCAGCGCCAGTCCCAGCAACTCCGGCCATCCCGGAGGATAACCCGGGATCGCCCGCAGGATCATCCCCGTGAATAGGGCGATCGCCAGCGCCCGCAAGAAGCGGCGGATCTGCGCCTTATATTCCAGGATCCTTCGGTCCATTCACCCCTCTATCCGCATCCGAGCATCCCGCGGAGCGCTCACGAGGCCCCGACGCGCCATCGCGCTTCCCTCCGGAAGCCCTCCGCGCCTAAGCCCGCTCGACGTGGCGGCCGAACCCGGAAAAGCCTCCCTTCTCCGTTTCTCCGTATCCATCCGCCGCGCATCCTTCGCCTCCTCGCCTCCGCCCCGTCGGGGTGGACGATCAGGGTGCCGATAGGCTTCGCCCCCGCCGGGTCCACTGCCTCCGGGAAGATCTCCTTGCATTCCTCGAGGTATGAACTATAATACACTACACCGCTGTGGGCCACGAGAACGAACCGCACCTTAACAATTGAGAGAAGAGGTCAGCGAAAGTTGCCGCAAGCGCTCGAGCACAGGGCGAGGCAAACCCTCATGCTCCCGAGTTCGAGAGCACGAACCCTTATTAAGGAGGGGAGCATGAAAACTATGCCCATGGTGACGGCCTCGGGCCTGCGGCATCCGGCCAAGGGCCGCCGAGGAAGCCCGATGGGGGCGGATCATCGCTCCCTTCGCGCCTCGCCTTTCAGCGAGATCCTTGAAAGCGCTGGAAGGTCACCGGCGAGCGGGTGGTAGGAGGATCTTGTATGCCGTGGATTCCTGCCCGCTCGGCCGAGCGTGCCCGCCGGCAGTGGTCCTTCCGACGGGCGCGAGGAGATCCGAACTCTCCGTTTCGGATCTTCGCCTTCCTCCTTCGACGGGGGAGGGAGGTGTGGCACAGCGGGAGCCAGCGGCTGCAATCTTTGCGACGCCCCCTCAGTCCGAAGTGGGCAAGCCGCCTGGCTTTCGTCCTGCGCACGCTTCGCCTCCTTTGGAATGTTCTCCGGGCAATCGATCAAATCTATGACGTTGGAGACTCCCTGTCCAAGGTGGCGGAGCTTCTGAACCAGGCCCTTCAGATGCTGCGGTAAAGGGGCCTGGATTCGGCCTAGCTGGGCCCTGGCCCGGCAGGCGTTAAGATCCCGTTTCCGGAGGGTTGACGGCAGCTGCCATCCTTGTTCTCCTCTGCTTCTGCAACGAGGGCCTTGACGGCCCTGTAGGGTGGCGAAGCGACAGGCTGGCCTACCAAACACGTCCCATCGGAAGGTGTAGGGGCGATCGGCTGGTCGCTCCTACGGCTTCAAGGCGAGATCAATGACAATATGCTGGAGAAGGGAGCTCACAACCTTCTCACAGCAGGGGGGGAGCCGTTGAAAGGCTCCCCCTTTTTGTTATGGGGATCCATTCGACAAATCCCTCGGCGATCCGCGTCGCCGGCTTGCCATGGCCAGCCCCCCCACCCCCAATAGGGTGCCGATGCCGCCCAGGATCAGGCTGGATGGGAAATACACCCAGCGCACCCGATGAACGCCCGCCGGGACGGCGATGGCCTGGAAGAGGCCGTTGGCCGGATAAACGGGAACCGCCCGCCCGTCCACCCACGCCCGCCACCCGGGATCATAGGACTCCAAAAGCACCAGCCACCCCGCCCGCTCCAGATGGACCTCCACCTCCCGGTCCTCCGGGGCGAAGCGGATCCAGCGGATCTCCACGCGACACGGGCCCTCCTCCCATCCCGCCTCCCCTTCCCCTTCGCCTTCGATCACCACGTGCCGCGCAGGATCGAAAGCGGGATCCGTCAGGCGAGCCATCGCCGCTTCTTCCCCCTGGACGAAATCGGCCGCGCACACGCCATACAGCCAGGGGAGCGCCCGTCGAAACTCGTAGACCTTGACGTCCCCGGCATACCGCAGGGCGAAGGCGCCTCCCGGGCTCAGCACCAGCGCCTGGAACGCCCCCGTCCGTCCGTCCACCAGCGCCCCGCCCGTCACCTGCCATCCACCCCGGGCGCAGGCCTCCGGATCCGAGCGCAACACCACGGAGACCACCCGGCGGGGAACCTCCCAGCGAACGATGGAGGGCCGCCCGGCCTCCCCCGCCGCCACCGGAAGCCGGAGGACCTCGCCGTCGGCCAGCTCCAGCGCTGCCTCCCCCAAACGGACGCCGGGAGGGAACGACGCGGTGATCCGCAATCGAAGCTCGGTGGCCTCCAAGGAGGGGAACGGGCCCGCCGCAATCGGCTCCGGGCCGCAGGCGTCCGCGGTCAGGCCGCCGTCGTAGAACACACCGTCCACCCACTCGTCCCGCAGGCGATCCGTCACGATCCAGCGCACGCCCAGCACCTGCAGCCAGCGGGGCTCCGGGATCCCGGGCAAGCTCTCCCAGAGCCGCCCGTCCCGGAGCAGGCGGTCCGCCGGGACGAAGCGCTGGGCCAGCGCGATGAACCGCCGCAACGGCAACACGCCACCGTCGTAGCCATCGGCCGTCGGAAGGCCCCACGCCATGGGCAGGTTGGGGATCAGGGCCTCCCGCTGCTTCAGCGCCACGAGGAATTCCTCGAAGGCCTCGGGCGGAAGCCGATCTCCGAAGAGGCTCCGCCACTCCCCCAGATCCCCGGGGTCGAACCGCAGGTCCACCACGCTCAGGATCCGCCCCGCCCCCGGCCCCTCCGTCCGCACGAGGTCCTCCATCACGTAAGCCGGGAGACGGGGGAAGGACCAGGCCTCCGGGGGGACGAGGCGGTTGAGGGGCCGCCCCCACGCGGCGCCGATGAGCTCGGCCGCCCACAGCCCCAGCCACAGGGCCCGGGGCGCCCGACGCCCGACGAGAAGCAGCCCGATGCCCACCAGGGCGATCCACCCGATCAGCCGCCCGCCTTCCACCGGCCCCAGGGGGCCGGTCATCCCCGCAGGGCGCAGCGGGGCCGCCGCGGCGGCGAGGCCGATCAAAGCG
It contains:
- a CDS encoding YfhO family protein, with product MSMNRWLPDAAAWGLITVLLLLALAPLLFSPGVLMRGDVALYFYPYWEAAARATREGRLPLWNPDLFAGVPFLANPQVGFFYPPNRLLSWMPAPQALKLSIGLHALWAAWGMYGLVRRRGARPGGALAAALAYAMGGYMLAQAEHINQFQALAWLPWMGWAWAARRPLALGVAGAMQVLCGHAQTVFLSWTALALLFAPPWREARSGRAWVHAWGPGGLGGALALALSAVQWVPALELAGRSIRAGGLPLNEVLSFSLSPLWLGRSILPGREAPAFTEFTADVGVLGLLALAAGLGRGRWPVIAGVGLFFAWGAYNPLYVALAWLLPPLRAFRVPARWLALWAFGAALGIGEGFDSGLRRISRRRAGMWALGVLALIGLAAAAAPLRPAGMTGPLGPVEGGRLIGWIALVGIGLLLVGRRAPRALWLGLWAAELIGAAWGRPLNRLVPPEAWSFPRLPAYVMEDLVRTEGPGAGRILSVVDLRFDPGDLGEWRSLFGDRLPPEAFEEFLVALKQREALIPNLPMAWGLPTADGYDGGVLPLRRFIALAQRFVPADRLLRDGRLWESLPGIPEPRWLQVLGVRWIVTDRLRDEWVDGVFYDGGLTADACGPEPIAAGPFPSLEATELRLRITASFPPGVRLGEAALELADGEVLRLPVAAGEAGRPSIVRWEVPRRVVSVVLRSDPEACARGGWQVTGGALVDGRTGAFQALVLSPGGAFALRYAGDVKVYEFRRALPWLYGVCAADFVQGEEAAMARLTDPAFDPARHVVIEGEGEGEAGWEEGPCRVEIRWIRFAPEDREVEVHLERAGWLVLLESYDPGWRAWVDGRAVPVYPANGLFQAIAVPAGVHRVRWVYFPSSLILGGIGTLLGVGGLAMASRRRGSPRDLSNGSP
- a CDS encoding TolB-like translocation protein, with the translated sequence MKISLFRALWALSLLGVLGGCVGAPQNLPAPSAPVSSPSPTLAPTTTPVLTPQATPTSAPERIRLLGPGNRLRLSADGHWGVGMDRESLFLWDAGRGVFEPLRVGPEGQPAAGIGPALSANSRLIAFFARQPRPTPAGDPDCYPLALYDLNTGQLEWLPASISRMGIAGHAGPALSADGRWLAWANDSTCPPGPGVYLYDRQSQRLHRVHPPTESPAVFGGALVALSANGRFLAFVTKDDGVVPEDRNGQFDVFLYDRETGKTAWVSRPVRPEDPPQPSGLQLVPGTDGAWEGGIALSADGRFLAFAAAARLVDRPLKPCAPWPGAEPLPFCRHIYLYDQETGQMELVDANAAGEPGDGAAEGPTVSGDGRWVVFATRARNLGSVGATECPSRPVWGRPCDLWLAVWDQTTGRVTILSRGEAGRLAGPSYNPVLSADGQWLAWTSEALEWLPKPLSLPKGRPAEYLYLAEREALLRFQTAP
- a CDS encoding AAA family ATPase, which gives rise to MDRRILEYKAQIRRFLRALAIALFTGMILRAIPGYPPGWPELLGLALGGLGWRHPGWAWAAFWIVTLPLAYSRMPGFGWLYGLYGLVGIGLGPAAWPVAMAVGLLLGVLRTPSGLVLVPLVAGLSGGRRAAWISLWAGLGLLLYGALGGVAVPGLLERAQGASLFRRVERPAASLTELLSPPARRAASGSAVIDRLEALLNEAARRPEIPGRLAMWALAAGVAAWILQRRSPPGWRQAGLAAAAGAAIQLLGQAGLSLVFSGKADLSLLPSIVLSIPIATLLFPLISGWAEGTGEARERIPVRSTSEGEGALPASMFRREIPPDTWEDLGGISGIREEIEEAIRSQFDPATRQMMARMGIRPIRGVLLYGPPGTGKTRLARVIAHEARAHFIAVSGTEFTSKWFGESEANLRRIFEEARNLRPCVLFFDELEAFLPKRTELSRADAPEKGIVATFLSYTDGLGDLEGVLLVGATNHPEMIDPAALRPGRFDRLIYIGPPDRQGRLEILQRYLRGKPLAPDVDLEALAARTERFTGADLEALCMEAARRAMRRGGGRPVPITSEDFEEVLRGMRPSVTFQMLREYQRIAERYQRRVGPVEIQVERPENLPTWEDVAGLEEAKEALREAVEWPLTRPDLMQAYGIRPIRGVLLFGPPGCGKTLLARAVAGQARAHFIAVHGPELLRPELGRSEQNLQELFDRARESAPCILFFDEIDAIAGIRSSAEGTIARMVTRLLTEMDGLEPLRGVVVLAATNRPDALDPALLRPGRFDRVVYVPPPDLPARQALFRRYLQGKPVAADVDVEELARRTEGYSAADIEAICNAAARRAARQSMREGRMVFITKAMLEEILRETPPSLTSEMITFYETLRRQFER
- the folE gene encoding GTP cyclohydrolase I FolE → MWAETRTSAPDPDRLAEAVGALLRALGEDPDREGLRRTPARVAAMLQEVLAGYWMDPAELINGAIFEAEDNDLVLVRDIEFYSMCEHHLLPFYGRVHVAYIPDGRIIGLSKIPRIVELFARRLQVQERMTRQIADFLERVLQPQGVAVIVEAAHLCTMMRGVRKSGARMVTQALTGAFRTDPRLRSELRAHLRHPDRDAAG